One Stigmatopora nigra isolate UIUO_SnigA chromosome 1, RoL_Snig_1.1, whole genome shotgun sequence DNA segment encodes these proteins:
- the adora1b gene encoding adenosine receptor A1b, with amino-acid sequence MSGALMSSRSLYISMEVAIAVASVVGNVMVVWAVKINKSLRDTTFCFIVSLALADIAVGALVIPLAITISIGLQTHFYSCLLVACTVLVLTQSSILALLAIAIDRYLRVKIPTRYKSVVTTRRAGVAVVVCWTVAFVVGLTPMLGWNNLGRLQQNGSISSDLVITCQFENVISMDYMVYFNFFGWVLPPLLLMLLIYAEIFYMIHKQLNSKKLSGSHTDPNKYYDKELNLAKSLALVLFLFAVSWLPLHIINCVTLFCPDCQKPMVLLYIAILLTHGNSAVNPIVYAFRIKKFRTAFRKIWQQYFCCKDTPALEMQPSDRKWHSVNPNPGRASPPGSPQVETQKPDALQPGEPLQLKEHPPLMEQNSI; translated from the exons ATGAGTGGAGCACTGATGTCCTCGCGGTCTCTCTATATCAGCATGGAGGTGGCGATCGCCGTGGCGTCCGTGGTTGGCAACGTGATGGTTGTGTGGGCGGTGAAGATCAACAAATCTTTACGGGACACCaccttttgttttattgtgtcGCTGGCGCTGGCTGACATCGCTGTAGGAGCGCTGGTCATTCCTCTGGCTATCACCATCAGCATTGGGCTGCAGACGCACTTTTACAGCTGTCTACTGGTCGCCTGCACGGTTCTGGTACTCACGCAAAGTTCCATTCTGGCACTCCTCGCTATCGCCATTGACCGGTACCTGAGAGTCAAGATCCCCACCAG GTACAAGAGTGTGGTGACAACCCGACGAGCAGGTGTAGCCGTAGTGGTTTGTTGGACAGTGGCTTTTGTGGTGGGCCTCACCCCAATGCTTGGCTGGAACAACCTGGGGCGTCTACAACAGAATGGATCCATTAGCTCAGACCTGGTCATTACCTGCCAGTTTGAAAATGTGATCAGCATGGACTACATGGTCTACTTCAACTTTTTTGGATGGGTTCTGCCACCCCTGCTACTCATGCTACTCATCTACGCTGAGATCTTCTACATGATCCATAAGCAGCTCAATAGCAAAAAGTTGAGTGGCAGCCACACCGACCCCAACAAGTACTACGACAAGGAACTCAATCTGGCTAAATCCTTAGCTCTGGTGCTATTTCTCTTTGCCGTCAGCTGGCTTCCCTTACACATCATCAACTGTGTAACACTTTTCTGCCCCGACTGCCAGAAACCCATGGTACTCCTCTACATCGCCATACTGCTCACCCACGGCAACTCGGCTGTCAACCCCATCGTCTACGCCTTCCGCATTAAGAAATTCCGCACGGCATTCCGCAAGATCTGGCAGCAATATTTTTGCTGCAAGGACACGCCGGCTCTGGAGATGCAGCCCAGTGACAGGAAATGGCACAGTGTCAATCCTAATCCGGGGAGGGCGTCACCCCCTGGGTCTCCGCAGGTGGAAACCCAAAAGCCAGACGCCCTGCAGCCGGGTGAACCCCTGCAGCTAAAAGAACACCCGCCCTTAATGGAGCAGAATTCCATTTAG